Sequence from the Symbiopectobacterium purcellii genome:
CGAAGAGCACGCTAATTCACCAAGGTGAAAAGGCAGAAACGCTTTACTACATCGTGAAAGGCTCAGTAGCTGTGCTGATCAAGGATGAAGAAGGCAAGGAAATGATCCTCTCCTACCTCAACCAGGGGGATTTTATTGGAGAACTGGGCCTGTTCGAAGAGGGCCAGGAACGCAGTGCATGGGTACGGGCAAAAACTGCCTGTGAAGTCGCTGAAATCTCCTACAAAAAATTCCGTCAGCTGATCCAGGTCAACCCGGATATTCTGATGCGTCTTTCCTCACAGATGGCGCGTCGCCTCCAGGTGACTTCCCAGAAAGTGGGCAATCTGGCCTTCCTGGATGTCACGGGCCGCATTGCACAGACGTTGTTGAACCTGGCGAAGCAACCCGATGCCATGACGCACCCGGATGGGATGCAAATCAAGATCACGCGTCAGGAAATTGGTCAGATTGTTGGCTGTTCCCGCGAAACGGTAGGCCGTATTCTGAAAATGCTGGAAGATCAGAATCTGATCTCGGCACACGGCAAAACTATCGTGGTATACGGCACACGCTGATACCCTCAGCGCCGTTGAGACAAAAGCACGTTGTGCACTGCGCAGCGTGCTTTTGACAAGTCTAGGCTACTCCGCTTTCACCACCGCTTCGACCGCCCGCGCGAACCGCGCCATGCCCTGATCGATATCTTCCAGATCAATCACCAGCGACGGCACAAAACGCACCACGTTAGGCCCAGCGACCAGCACCATCACGCCTTGCTCTGCGGCAGCGGCAAGGAACTTACCCGCCTGACCGTGCCATTTCGGCTTCAGTTCTGCGCCAATCAGCAGGCCCATACCGCGAATCTGTTCAAAAATACCGTGCTCTTCATTAATCGCCTGAAGAATCGAGACGAAACGCTCGTGGCGTGCTTGTACACCGGAAAGCACCTGTGGGGTATTGATGGTGTCCAATGCGGCTTCAGCCACCGCACAAGCCAGCGGGTTACCGCCGTAGGTAGTACCGTGTACGCCAACGGTCATCACCGAGGCGACCTCTTCAGTGGTCAGCATGGCGCTGATGGGGAAACCGCCGCCCAACGCTTTCGCCGTGGTAAGAATATCCGGCGTCACGCCATAGTGCATGTAGGTAAACAGCTTGCCGGAACGTCCCATGCCGCTTTGCACTTCATCAAACACCAGCAGAGCGTGATGCTGATCGCACAGCTCACGCACGCCTTTGAGGAATTCTGGCGTGGCCGGTGTAATGCCACCTTCACCCTGAATCGGCTCCAGCACCACGGCACAGGTGTGGTCATCCATCACCGCTTTTACTGCGGCCAGATCGTTGAACGGCACGTGCACGATATCGGCCGGTTTTGGTCCGAAGCCATCAGCGTATTTCGCCTGGCCACCGACCGAGACAGTGAACAAGGTGCGACCGTGAAACGCATTGTAGAACGCAATGATTTTGGTTTTATACGGGCTGTGGCGCTTAATCGCATAGTGACGAGCTAGCTTGAAAGCCGCTTCGTTGGCTTCAGCTCCAGAGTTAACAAAGAACACGCGTTCGGCAAAGGTGGCGTCGATCAATTTGCTGGCCAGACGCAGCGCGGGCTCATTGGTAAAGATATTGCTGGTGTGCCACAGCGTTTCGCCCTGCTGCTTTAACGCCGCCACCAGCGCAGGGTGGCAGTGACCTAATGCCGTTACCGCAATCCCACCAGCAAAGTCGATGTACTCGCGCCCTTGCTGATCCCATACGCGACTCCCTTTGCCTTTAACAGGCACAAATTGCGCCGGTGCGTATACGGGTAGAATCACCTTGTCATGCGTCGCCCGGGTTACCGCCTTTGAATCTGTTGTCATTTGCTTTCGTCCACACCGCTTAAAGTGAAAATATAATCATCAAATATGCATAAAAAATCAATACACAAGGTTATAAAATAGCGCGTTATGACAGTCCGTTTTATCGCAACCGGTGCT
This genomic interval carries:
- the crp gene encoding cAMP-activated global transcriptional regulator CRP; this translates as MVLGKPQTDPTLEWFLSHCHIHKYPSKSTLIHQGEKAETLYYIVKGSVAVLIKDEEGKEMILSYLNQGDFIGELGLFEEGQERSAWVRAKTACEVAEISYKKFRQLIQVNPDILMRLSSQMARRLQVTSQKVGNLAFLDVTGRIAQTLLNLAKQPDAMTHPDGMQIKITRQEIGQIVGCSRETVGRILKMLEDQNLISAHGKTIVVYGTR
- the argD gene encoding bifunctional acetylornithine/succinyldiaminopimelate transaminase produces the protein MTTDSKAVTRATHDKVILPVYAPAQFVPVKGKGSRVWDQQGREYIDFAGGIAVTALGHCHPALVAALKQQGETLWHTSNIFTNEPALRLASKLIDATFAERVFFVNSGAEANEAAFKLARHYAIKRHSPYKTKIIAFYNAFHGRTLFTVSVGGQAKYADGFGPKPADIVHVPFNDLAAVKAVMDDHTCAVVLEPIQGEGGITPATPEFLKGVRELCDQHHALLVFDEVQSGMGRSGKLFTYMHYGVTPDILTTAKALGGGFPISAMLTTEEVASVMTVGVHGTTYGGNPLACAVAEAALDTINTPQVLSGVQARHERFVSILQAINEEHGIFEQIRGMGLLIGAELKPKWHGQAGKFLAAAAEQGVMVLVAGPNVVRFVPSLVIDLEDIDQGMARFARAVEAVVKAE